CTCCTGTCTGACCTGATCCAGAACCAGAACCAGATCCTGATCCTGATCCACCATTTTGTCCACCACCgcttccaccaccacctcccccaccctggGCATATCCTCCACCATAAGGCCCGTAACTCCCGGCTTGACCATACCCAGACCCAGAACCAGACCCATAGCCAGATCCACCATTCGCCCCGCCGCCActacctcctccgccaccgccgccactagCATACGCTCCACCAGACCCACCTGCCTGCCCATATCCAGAACCAGAGCCAGATCCCCAGCCGGAACCACCCCCTGACgagccacctccacctccaccgccacctccacctcccgcaCTAGCGTATTTTTTCGGTCTAGCATAGGCTACTCCTATGACTAGGAGGACGAGGAAGGTAAGTAGTACTACCTTAGAGCCAGCCATTGTGAAGTTAAGGATATGATGACTGAAAGATTAGCTTTGCATTGGTATTTATAGTGCAGGAGACCTTGCAAAGCTGTAGTGCAAGAGGCCACTTGCTCAGTAATATATCGAATCTGCAAACCTCAGCGAGAGAGAAAATAGCCCGGTTAGGAAATACTATACATATCTGTTCAACTTCTAAACTTGGCCTTATTAAGCTGGCTTCTACATATGAGTTTGACATTGTACAAGTCAATCCACTAAACCTAGTGAAGTTAGTCCAGGCATTAGACTTGTGCgtaatataaaaattttgacgGAAAATAAACGCTAAATTAACTAGCCAGAGTTGTTACTAACTTAATTACCACTGCTACTAGGAGAAGCAGCGCAGTTGATTGGCACAAATCATGTGGCGCTGAGACCTTAAAATTAGATTAATTGTTCAGCTAGCTGCCAAGCTATAGCTCTCAGATTTGTGGTCTTGATCGATTTCATTCTCTATTGCATTGGGTTTTCTCAAATACTTGCAGCTAGCTAGATGATCATGATGTGTGCCGACGTGCTCGCGTGCATCGGTGCATGCCCAGATCCCCTTCAAGAATTCTTCTGCAAATTTTATAAATGGATGGTATAATCTTTATTATGGCATGTGTGcgtgttttccttttcttttttttttctttttctggtctAGGATGCATGCCTTCCTGTGCAGCAGTGAGCTAGCCAGTGAGATATATGGCCGTTCTTAGCTTACAGTATGATCATTAAAGTTTTGGCCCATCAAGTTAAACAAATTTCGAAGACAAAATCAGCCCATATATATGTCTCGTACTCTGGACGGACAGAAAAAA
The sequence above is drawn from the Oryza glaberrima chromosome 10, OglaRS2, whole genome shotgun sequence genome and encodes:
- the LOC127752965 gene encoding putative glycine-rich cell wall structural protein 1; the encoded protein is MAGSKVVLLTFLVLLVIGVAYARPKKYASAGGGGGGGGGGGSSGGGSGWGSGSGSGYGQAGGSGGAYASGGGGGGGSGGGANGGSGYGSGSGSGYGQAGSYGPYGGGYAQGGGGGGGSGGGQNGGSGSGSGSGSGSGQTGGYGPYGGGYAQAGGQGGGGGGGGGGGQNGGSGYGSGSGSGYGQAGGYGPYGGGYAQGGGGGQGGGGGQNGGSGYGSGSGSGYGQAGGYGPYGGGYAQAGGQGGGGGGGQSGPGGSGYGSGSGSGSGSAYGGHP